The proteins below are encoded in one region of Nitrospira sp.:
- the ydiU gene encoding UPF0061 protein YdiU — MAGTRTLETLSFDNTYARLPEEFYAKLDPTPFTNAPVLVHFNPAAAALIDLDTSQATRAEFAGVFGGNLLVPGMEPLAMLYSGHQFGIYVPQLGDGRAILLGEVRNEAGAKWDLQLKGAGRTPFSRDGDGRAVLRSTIREYLCSEAMHGLGIPTTRALSIVGTEDKVYRERVETGAVLLRMAPSHVRFGSFEVFYYREQHEHLKTLADHVIAQHYAHLASDSDRYARFFAEVVRRTASLIAQWQAVGWAHGVMNTDNMSILGLTLDYGPYGFMDDYDPGFICNHSDHNGRYAFNQQPYIGLWNLSCLAQALLPLADKQDLKAALNTYTGTFEERYRAEMNRKLGLEKAEDDDGSLIENWLSMLEESHADYTNAFRALGTFDTNLSATNESVREHVLDRDRFEAWSRRYRARLAHEGSGDADRRARMNRVNPKYVLRNYLAQTAIERAQQKDYAELDRLLALLHDPYTDHPGMDHYAAPPPNWGKHISVSCSS; from the coding sequence ATGGCCGGTACTCGTACCCTGGAAACGTTGTCTTTCGATAACACGTACGCTCGGTTGCCGGAGGAGTTCTACGCGAAACTCGATCCGACCCCGTTTACGAATGCGCCCGTTCTAGTGCATTTCAATCCCGCGGCGGCAGCCCTCATCGACCTCGACACATCCCAAGCGACCCGGGCCGAGTTTGCCGGGGTGTTCGGCGGCAACTTGCTGGTGCCCGGCATGGAACCGCTCGCGATGCTCTATTCGGGCCATCAGTTCGGCATCTACGTGCCGCAGTTGGGAGACGGGCGGGCGATTCTTCTGGGCGAAGTCCGGAACGAAGCCGGAGCGAAATGGGATCTTCAGCTGAAGGGAGCCGGGCGGACCCCGTTTTCCCGAGACGGCGACGGTCGTGCGGTGCTCCGGTCGACGATACGGGAATACCTCTGCAGCGAGGCGATGCACGGACTTGGCATTCCGACTACGCGAGCGCTCAGCATCGTGGGGACCGAGGACAAGGTCTATCGGGAACGGGTGGAAACCGGCGCGGTCCTCCTGCGCATGGCGCCTTCGCACGTGCGCTTCGGATCGTTCGAAGTGTTCTACTATCGTGAACAGCACGAGCATCTCAAAACGTTGGCCGATCACGTCATCGCCCAACACTATGCTCATCTTGCGTCGGATTCGGACCGGTACGCGCGGTTCTTCGCGGAGGTGGTCCGGCGCACGGCTTCGCTCATCGCTCAATGGCAGGCCGTCGGATGGGCGCACGGCGTCATGAACACCGACAACATGTCGATTCTCGGGTTGACGCTCGACTATGGGCCCTATGGATTCATGGACGACTACGATCCAGGGTTCATCTGCAATCACTCGGATCACAACGGCCGCTATGCGTTCAATCAACAGCCGTATATCGGACTCTGGAACCTGAGTTGTCTCGCTCAAGCGCTGTTGCCCCTGGCGGACAAGCAGGACCTGAAAGCCGCTTTGAACACGTACACCGGCACGTTCGAGGAGCGGTACCGTGCGGAGATGAACCGGAAGCTGGGGCTTGAAAAGGCGGAGGATGACGATGGCTCGCTCATCGAGAACTGGCTCTCCATGCTCGAGGAGAGCCACGCGGATTACACGAATGCCTTCCGGGCACTCGGCACCTTCGACACGAATCTTTCCGCGACGAACGAGTCTGTGCGTGAGCACGTGCTGGACCGTGACCGGTTCGAGGCGTGGTCTCGCCGCTACCGCGCGCGCCTTGCGCATGAGGGAAGTGGAGACGCGGACCGCCGCGCGCGCATGAACCGGGTGAATCCGAAGTACGTTCTCCGCAACTACTTGGCGCAGACTGCCATCGAACGGGCGCAACAGAAAGACTATGCGGAACTCGACCGGCTCCTGGCCCTCCTTCACGATCCCTACACCGATCACCCCGGCATGGACCACTATGCCGCTCCTCCGCCCAACTGGGGCAAACACATTAGCGTCAGCTGCTCCTCATAA
- a CDS encoding energy-dependent translational throttle protein EttA, which translates to MATNDKQVIFSLINVGKVYPPKKQVLREIYLGFYYGAKIGVLGLNGSGKSSLLKIIAGVDANYTGEITRSKGYSTGLLEQEPQLDPDKTVKEVVEEGKAELVALLHEYEAVSNKMGEADPDEMEKLIDKQAQLQEKIEAANGWELETELEIAMDALRCPPSDQKIATLSGGEKRRVALCRLLIQEPDILLLDEPTNHLDAESVGWLEQHLQQYKGTVIAVTHDRYFLDNVAGWILELDRGHGIPFQGNYTSWLEQKQERLAKEEKAETKRKKTLEHELEWIRMSPKARQSKGKARLNRYEELVNQKQEQIAEDLEIYIPPGPRLGDVVVEATDIGKAFGEKVLYDNLSFSLPKGGIVGVIGPNGAGKTTLFNMIVGKEKPDSGTIKIGETVKLGFVDQDRTLDGSKTVYEVISDGQDSIKLGKGEVNARGYCARFNFAGTDQQKKVKDLSGGERNRVHLARMLKEGANLIILDEPTNDLDVNTLRALEEGLESFAGCAVISSHDRWFLDRIATHILAFEGDSKVVWFEGNYTEYEADRKKRLGKEAEQPHRIRYRKLSRN; encoded by the coding sequence ATGGCGACGAACGACAAGCAAGTCATTTTCTCACTCATCAACGTCGGCAAGGTATATCCGCCGAAGAAGCAGGTACTCCGTGAGATCTACCTGGGCTTCTATTACGGCGCGAAAATCGGGGTGCTTGGCCTGAACGGCTCTGGCAAGAGCTCGCTGCTCAAGATCATCGCGGGGGTCGATGCCAACTACACGGGGGAGATTACCCGATCCAAAGGCTATAGCACCGGTCTGCTGGAACAGGAACCGCAACTGGATCCGGACAAGACCGTCAAGGAAGTCGTGGAGGAAGGGAAAGCGGAGCTGGTGGCCCTGCTTCACGAATACGAAGCCGTGAGCAACAAGATGGGAGAAGCCGATCCGGATGAAATGGAGAAGCTGATCGACAAGCAAGCGCAGCTTCAAGAGAAGATCGAGGCGGCCAATGGGTGGGAACTCGAGACCGAACTCGAGATTGCGATGGACGCGTTGCGCTGCCCGCCGTCGGACCAGAAGATTGCAACGCTCTCCGGCGGTGAAAAACGCCGGGTGGCCCTCTGCCGGCTGTTGATCCAAGAGCCGGACATCCTGTTGCTCGACGAGCCGACCAACCATCTGGACGCCGAATCTGTCGGCTGGCTCGAGCAACATCTCCAGCAATACAAGGGAACGGTCATCGCGGTCACCCACGATCGGTATTTCCTCGACAACGTAGCGGGCTGGATTTTGGAGCTCGACCGCGGCCACGGCATTCCCTTCCAAGGAAACTACACGTCGTGGCTCGAGCAAAAGCAAGAGCGCTTGGCCAAGGAAGAAAAGGCCGAAACGAAGCGCAAGAAGACGCTCGAGCACGAGTTGGAGTGGATTCGTATGTCGCCGAAGGCGCGTCAGTCCAAGGGTAAGGCGCGGCTGAACCGCTATGAAGAACTGGTCAACCAAAAACAGGAGCAGATCGCCGAAGATCTCGAGATCTACATCCCACCGGGTCCGCGGTTGGGCGACGTGGTGGTGGAAGCCACCGACATCGGCAAGGCCTTCGGTGAAAAGGTCTTATACGACAACCTGTCGTTCAGCTTGCCCAAGGGCGGTATCGTGGGGGTGATCGGGCCGAACGGGGCCGGCAAAACGACGCTGTTCAACATGATTGTCGGTAAGGAAAAGCCGGATTCAGGCACGATCAAAATCGGAGAGACGGTAAAGTTGGGATTCGTCGATCAGGACCGAACGTTGGACGGTAGCAAGACGGTGTACGAAGTCATCTCGGACGGACAGGATAGCATCAAGCTGGGGAAGGGGGAAGTGAACGCTCGCGGGTACTGCGCGCGGTTCAATTTTGCCGGCACGGATCAACAGAAGAAAGTAAAAGACCTTTCCGGTGGCGAGCGCAATCGCGTGCATCTGGCCCGCATGCTCAAGGAAGGGGCCAATCTCATCATTCTCGACGAGCCGACCAACGATCTCGATGTGAACACGTTGCGCGCATTGGAAGAAGGGCTCGAAAGCTTCGCGGGTTGCGCCGTGATCAGCAGCCACGATCGTTGGTTCTTGGATCGGATCGCGACCCACATTCTGGCGTTCGAGGGGGACAGTAAGGTCGTGTGGTTCGAAGGCAATTACACCGAGTACGAAGCGGATCGCAAGAAGCGGCTCGGCAAGGAAGCCGAGCAACCCCACAGGATTCGGTACCGGAAGCTGAGTCGGAACTAG
- a CDS encoding alpha/beta hydrolase: protein MNELQRFEIQGADGKAIRGDRLSGKDRKILFITGFLSKRWGNKSKALAQWCAEKGWGFCCYDVRGFGDSEGSFTDYTLSDWIADARTVLTSLGDGHPLTRPPQARQNAPPARVTIVGNSLGSWVAWLVAREFPIVEELILIAPAFNMMGERAKTIPPERLHAWHTAGWMPWDDDPLHKDWPLSWKWVEESEAYWAKTFDALRPVRTTIMHGLQDRVISPEGSRRFADELLRRVPDYALHLRLIPGDHRLSGPEHVETLRRLVVERR, encoded by the coding sequence ATGAACGAGCTTCAGCGCTTCGAGATACAAGGCGCCGATGGCAAAGCGATCCGCGGAGATCGATTGTCCGGGAAGGACCGCAAGATTCTTTTCATCACGGGCTTTCTTTCCAAACGGTGGGGCAACAAGAGCAAGGCGCTTGCGCAATGGTGTGCCGAAAAAGGTTGGGGCTTCTGCTGTTACGACGTGCGGGGATTCGGAGATTCGGAAGGCTCGTTTACCGATTACACCCTCTCGGATTGGATCGCAGACGCACGGACAGTCTTGACCTCTCTTGGCGACGGCCACCCTCTGACCCGCCCGCCCCAGGCGCGACAAAACGCACCTCCTGCCCGGGTGACCATCGTCGGCAACTCGCTCGGGAGTTGGGTCGCCTGGCTCGTAGCCCGAGAGTTCCCGATCGTCGAAGAACTCATCCTCATTGCGCCGGCCTTCAACATGATGGGCGAGCGAGCCAAGACCATTCCCCCAGAACGCCTCCATGCCTGGCACACGGCCGGTTGGATGCCCTGGGATGACGACCCGTTGCACAAGGACTGGCCGCTCTCGTGGAAATGGGTGGAAGAGAGCGAAGCCTATTGGGCCAAGACGTTCGACGCTCTGCGTCCGGTCCGGACGACGATCATGCACGGACTTCAGGATCGCGTGATCTCCCCGGAGGGTAGTCGCCGTTTTGCCGATGAACTCCTGCGCCGCGTTCCTGATTACGCTCTGCATCTTCGCCTGATCCCCGGCGACCATCGGTTGAGCGGCCCGGAACACGTCGAAACTCTCCGCCGTCTCGTGGTAGAACGGCGCTGA
- a CDS encoding esterase, translated as MRTIQIGGLTVRVAGGDDGQGGGEGPLVVLLHGFGAPGDDLVPLAGELRVPSGTRFVFPHGPLSLNMGYGEARAWWIIDMNRLAQERAVGRLRDLSAEVPRGLPAAREALESLLVDLPKRISVDHDNTIIGGFSQGAMLTCDLVMRTACPCAGLIQLSSTLFARQEWNPDLSPRRGLPVFQSHGTDDEILHYQMAERLRDELCEAGLSVEWHGFQGGHEIPASVMTRLNQFLTNVLSPR; from the coding sequence ATGCGCACGATACAAATCGGCGGGCTGACAGTGCGTGTAGCCGGTGGGGACGATGGGCAGGGCGGCGGCGAAGGGCCGCTCGTCGTACTCCTGCATGGTTTTGGAGCGCCGGGGGACGACCTCGTCCCGCTTGCAGGCGAGCTGAGGGTGCCGTCCGGGACGCGATTTGTCTTCCCGCATGGGCCGCTCTCGCTCAACATGGGCTACGGCGAGGCGCGGGCCTGGTGGATCATCGATATGAACCGGCTTGCCCAGGAACGCGCTGTCGGTCGTCTGCGTGACCTTTCTGCTGAGGTTCCCCGAGGGCTCCCCGCCGCCCGAGAAGCGCTCGAATCCCTGCTCGTTGATCTTCCGAAACGCATTTCGGTCGATCACGACAACACCATCATCGGCGGGTTCTCCCAAGGCGCGATGCTCACGTGCGATCTCGTGATGCGCACCGCATGTCCTTGCGCGGGACTCATCCAACTCTCCAGCACCTTGTTCGCGCGACAGGAATGGAACCCGGACCTCAGTCCTCGCAGAGGCTTACCTGTGTTTCAAAGTCACGGGACAGATGACGAGATCCTGCACTACCAGATGGCCGAACGGCTGCGCGACGAACTGTGTGAAGCCGGTCTGTCTGTGGAGTGGCACGGTTTCCAAGGAGGGCATGAAATTCCAGCATCGGTCATGACGAGATTGAACCAATTTTTGACGAACGTACTTTCGCCCAGATGA